A single region of the Eulemur rufifrons isolate Redbay chromosome 8, OSU_ERuf_1, whole genome shotgun sequence genome encodes:
- the LOC138389857 gene encoding serum amyloid P-component-like yields MNKLLLWASVLTSLLEAFAETDMSGKVFIFPKESNYAHVSLITQLEKPLQNFTVCLRAYTDLSRTYSLFSYSTQTKSNEMVIFKTKIGEYNFIIGGDNIFFKVYEPFPAPVHICACWESSSGIAEFWVNGKPLVRKGLRQDYSLGARPKIVLGQEQDSYGGKFDKSQSFVGEIGDLYMWDSVLSREDIQLVYEGIYIKPNVLDWQALNYKMQGYVVTKPHTWN; encoded by the exons ATGAACAAGTTGCTGCTTTGGGCCTCTGTACTCACCAGCCTCCTGGAAGCCTTTGCTGAGACAG ACATGAGTGGaaaggtgtttatttttcctaaagaatCCAATTATGCTCATGTGAGCTTGATCACGCAGCTGGAGAAACCTCTGCAGAACTTCACCGTGTGCCTTCGTGCTTACACTGACCTCTCCCGCACCTATAGCCTCTTCTCCTACAGCACCCAGACCAAGAGCAATGAGATggtcatttttaaaactaaaattggaGAGTATAACTTTATCATTGGGGGTGACAATATTTTCTTCAAGGTCTATGAGCCTTTCCCTGCCCCAGTGCACATCTGTGCCTGCTGGGAGTCCTCTTCGGGCATTGCTGAGTTCTGGGTCAATGGAAAGCCTTTGGTGAGGAAGGGGTTGAGGCAGGATTACTCCCTGGGAGCTCGCCCAAAGATCgtcctggggcaggagcaggatTCCTATGGAGGCAAGTTTGACAAGAGCCAGTCCTTTGTGGGAGAGATTGGGGATCTGTACATGTGGGACTCTGTGCTGTCCCGAGAAGATATCCAGCTTGTGTATGAGGGTATCTACATCAAACCCAATGTCCTCGACTGGCAGGCATTGAACTATAAGATGCAGGGTTATGTAGTCACCAAGCCCCATACGTGGAATTAA
- the LOC138389858 gene encoding olfactory receptor 10J5 produces the protein MQKKNFTEVKEFIFLGFSSFGKHQITLFVVFLTIYILTLAGNIIIVTIIRIDHHLHTPMYFFLSMLASSETVYTLVIVPRMLSSLIFHYQPISLAGCASQMFFFVILATNNCFLLTAMGYDRYVAICKPLRYTVIMSKGMCAQLVCGSFGTGLVMAVLHVTAMFNLPFCGTVVDHFFCDIYPVMKLSCIDTTINEIINYGVSSFVIFVPIGLIFISYVLIISSILKIASAEGRKKTFATCASHLTVVIVHNGCASVAYLKPKSESSVEKDLLLSVTYTIITPLLNPVVYSLRNKEVKDALHRVVGRNIS, from the coding sequence ATGCAGAAAAAGAACTTCACAGAAGTGAAAGAATTCATCTTCTTGGGATTCTCCAGCTTTGGAAAACATCAGATAACCCTCTTTGTGGTTTTCCTAACCATCTACATTTTAACTCTGGCTGGTAATATCATCATTGTGACCATCATCCGAATTGACCATCATCTCCACACACCCATGTATTTCTTTCTGAGCATGCTGGCTAGTTCAGAGACAGTGTACACACTGGTTATTGTCCCACGGATGCTTTCCAGTCTCATTTTTCACTATCAGCCCATCTCTTTGGCAGGCTGTGCATCCCAGATGTTCTTTTTTGTCATCTTGGCCACCAACAATTGCTTCCTGCTGACAGCAATGGGCTATGACCGCtacgtggccatctgcaagcccctGAGGTACACGGTCATCATGAGCAAAGGAATGTGTGCGCAGTTGGTATGTGGGTCCTTTGGCACTGGTCTGGTTATGGCAGTTCTCCATGTGACAGCCATGTTCAATTTGCCCTTCTGTGGCACAGTGGTGGACCACTTCTTCTGTGACATTTACCCAGTCATGAAACTTTCTTGCATTGACACCACTATCAATGAGATAATCAATTACGGTGTAAGTTCATTTGTGATTTTTGTGCCCATAGGCCTGATATTCATCTCCTATGTCCTCATCATCTCCTCCATCCTTAAAATTGCCTCAGCTGAGGGCAGGAAGAAGACCTTTGCCACCTGTGCCTCCCACCTTACTGTGGTCATTGTCCACAATGGCTGTGCCTCCGTTGCCTATCTCAAGCCCAAGTCAGAAAGTTCAGTAGAAAAAGACCTTCTTCTCTCTGTGACCTACACCATCATCACGCCCCTTTTGAACCCTGTTGTTTATAGTCTGAGGAACAAGGAGGTCAAAGATGCACTGCACAGAGTTGTGGGCAGAAACATTTCTTAA